One window of Thermocoleostomius sinensis A174 genomic DNA carries:
- a CDS encoding acetate kinase produces the protein MKILILNAGSSSQKSCLYDISRDVLPDDPPEPIWEGMIDWTHQAGIAEIQVKTVAQEVTKTVPYTDRPPVVEQMLATMWQGETQVLSTPSEIEAVGHRVVHGGRKYHDSIRITSEVKAAIAQLSELAPVHNAANLEGIEAAEAILGEQVLQVAVFDTAFHAQMPDAAAIYPGAYDWIEKGIYRYGFHGTSHQYCAERAASLLGQDLQDLRLITCHLGNGASLAAIRNGRSIDTTMGFTPLDGLMMGTRSGAVDPSILIHLMRHEGYDADKLDHLLNKQAGLLGISGVSNDMRQIMKAIDAGNNRAKLAIDIYIHRLRAYIGSMLASLGGLDGLIFTAGVGENSPLIRAAACEAFAFLGLKLDEEKNAGRPRDQLISTPDSTVKVLVIHTQEDWTIARDCWKLSRLH, from the coding sequence ATGAAAATCTTGATCCTGAATGCCGGATCTAGCAGCCAAAAAAGTTGTCTCTACGACATTTCCCGTGATGTCTTGCCAGATGACCCACCAGAGCCAATTTGGGAGGGGATGATCGATTGGACGCATCAAGCCGGGATCGCTGAGATCCAGGTCAAGACCGTGGCACAGGAGGTGACAAAAACGGTGCCATACACCGATCGCCCCCCGGTGGTAGAACAGATGCTAGCAACGATGTGGCAGGGGGAAACCCAAGTGCTGAGCACCCCTAGCGAAATTGAGGCGGTGGGGCATCGAGTGGTGCATGGCGGGCGGAAATACCACGACAGCATTCGCATCACCTCAGAGGTGAAAGCTGCGATCGCCCAGTTGTCCGAACTGGCCCCGGTGCATAATGCTGCTAATCTAGAGGGCATTGAAGCGGCGGAGGCCATTTTGGGTGAGCAAGTGTTACAGGTAGCTGTATTCGACACAGCTTTTCATGCCCAAATGCCGGATGCTGCTGCCATCTATCCAGGGGCGTATGACTGGATTGAGAAGGGTATTTATCGCTATGGATTCCACGGAACAAGTCATCAGTATTGTGCCGAACGAGCGGCGAGTTTGTTGGGGCAAGACTTACAAGATCTGCGCTTAATTACCTGCCATTTGGGCAATGGAGCCTCGCTAGCTGCCATTCGCAATGGGCGCAGTATTGATACAACGATGGGATTTACACCGCTGGATGGCTTGATGATGGGAACGCGATCGGGCGCAGTTGATCCTAGTATTCTGATTCATTTAATGCGGCATGAAGGGTATGATGCCGACAAACTTGACCATTTGCTCAACAAACAGGCAGGACTGCTAGGTATTTCAGGCGTTTCTAATGACATGCGGCAAATTATGAAGGCGATCGACGCGGGGAACAATCGGGCTAAACTGGCGATCGATATTTACATTCATCGCTTGCGAGCCTATATTGGCTCAATGCTGGCTAGTTTGGGCGGTCTGGATGGGCTGATCTTTACAGCAGGCGTCGGAGAAAATTCTCCGCTGATTCGGGCTGCGGCCTGTGAGGCGTTTGCATTTTTAGGACTCAAGCTAGATGAAGAAAAGAATGCAGGTCGTCCCCGCGATCAACTGATTTCTACGCCTGATTCAACCGTGAAGGTATTGGTCATTCATACGCAAGAAGATTGGACGATCGCCCGTGATTGTTGGAAGCTATCGCGACTCCATTAA
- a CDS encoding antibiotic biosynthesis monooxygenase, producing the protein MFKLLKVLGRKLGVLVVSTVLGWVVLLGNPLSATADKAPQSMMFDATTDGVTIAAIYETTPDTQKEIVSSVLKSSKSFFKKAPGFSSFSVLQSEDGTRVIALTQWQDAASYEASLTQSTEDYAAKYSKKEKSKDKVTAEPTKTIMFKVEQTLAPPGMKAAIRGKNALVQFSEITANSPDDITTLLTAAEEQLPHITEMYPAPRSAVLLKSVDSADLAMLASWGYVEEFDDLTLVPTLAVLPDDVSTLTANDEHLYEVMKIIAAKPEKSEAKDD; encoded by the coding sequence ATGTTCAAATTGTTGAAGGTTTTAGGTCGCAAGCTGGGTGTTTTGGTTGTATCGACCGTCCTTGGATGGGTAGTGCTGCTGGGAAATCCGCTGTCTGCAACTGCCGACAAAGCTCCGCAATCTATGATGTTTGATGCGACCACCGATGGAGTAACCATTGCCGCTATCTATGAAACAACTCCGGATACTCAGAAAGAGATTGTCTCTAGCGTTTTGAAATCAAGTAAATCTTTCTTTAAAAAAGCTCCTGGATTTAGTAGCTTCTCGGTTCTGCAAAGTGAAGATGGTACGCGCGTTATTGCGTTGACTCAGTGGCAAGATGCAGCTAGTTATGAAGCATCGCTGACTCAATCGACAGAAGACTATGCTGCCAAGTACTCCAAGAAAGAGAAGTCGAAAGACAAAGTCACCGCCGAACCGACCAAAACAATCATGTTCAAAGTGGAACAAACCTTGGCTCCGCCGGGAATGAAAGCGGCAATCCGCGGTAAAAATGCCCTGGTGCAGTTCAGCGAGATCACTGCCAACAGTCCTGATGACATAACCACGCTGTTGACCGCTGCCGAAGAACAATTGCCTCACATTACAGAGATGTATCCGGCTCCACGATCGGCAGTTTTGCTGAAAAGTGTAGACAGTGCAGATTTGGCAATGTTAGCAAGCTGGGGCTATGTTGAAGAGTTTGATGACCTGACCTTGGTTCCCACCCTTGCTGTATTGCCCGACGATGTAAGCACGCTGACAGCGAATGATGAACATCTCTACGAAGTGATGAAAATTATTGCGGCAAAACCGGAAAAAAGTGAAGCCAAGGACGATTAA
- a CDS encoding metallophosphoesterase family protein: protein MQFVSEPSTAVKIQKMKQRVRWQDPLIQERQIDQTQFILDDGAASSEDSEFSFLVIGDSGAGAHLSQNPQRQVAELMAEHRDECRFVLHTGDVVYLVGSKEFYPSNFIEPYREFLVGGDYPAQIRYDRMVFKVPILPVLGNHDYYELPIVYGVLSQLSLPIRRLFRSRIDFDVGFHGSGKGDAYARAFLDYLCGIANRQELARHLDRRYTGQTRTGRCLRYQPKEFTRLPNRYYAFHYGGIDFFALDSNTFNAPLPLSLDAEGENHRHRLAEKKLEVEQQKEDAIEQSTQLNPNDPIEAEQLDDLRTKIEHLEEMERDIDKQLQTTESPDVDYEQLEWLQDRLIESWHTQSVRGRIIYFHHPPYVTEATKWEQSQTLAVRYRLRHVFDRVAEAVGEQAQHRPLVDLVLNGHAHCLEYLRTTTTGHADANINWIVCGGSGYSLRRQRPEGTDLTETVEQPGQPEPRLVARSHLFVGRTGQGSRKRRPYSFIRIDVKAGQPLKLVVRPYVAERYQRTWSNQVLPAIELGG, encoded by the coding sequence ATGCAATTTGTGTCGGAGCCATCCACCGCCGTCAAGATCCAGAAAATGAAGCAACGAGTGCGGTGGCAAGACCCTTTGATTCAAGAACGGCAAATTGATCAAACTCAGTTTATTTTGGATGATGGCGCTGCCTCCAGCGAGGATTCAGAATTCTCGTTTCTGGTAATTGGCGATAGTGGTGCGGGGGCCCATCTCAGTCAAAACCCCCAGCGCCAAGTTGCTGAACTAATGGCAGAGCACCGGGACGAATGCCGCTTTGTGTTGCACACTGGAGATGTGGTTTATTTGGTGGGGTCTAAGGAGTTCTATCCCAGCAACTTTATTGAACCCTATCGCGAGTTTTTAGTTGGTGGCGATTATCCTGCTCAAATCCGCTACGATCGCATGGTCTTTAAGGTGCCGATTTTGCCTGTGCTAGGTAATCACGATTACTATGAACTGCCGATTGTCTATGGCGTCTTATCCCAGCTTTCCTTGCCAATTCGTCGCCTATTTCGCTCCAGAATTGATTTTGATGTAGGCTTTCATGGCTCTGGCAAAGGCGATGCTTATGCCCGCGCTTTTCTCGATTATCTCTGTGGAATTGCCAATCGCCAGGAATTAGCTCGCCATCTTGATCGGCGTTATACAGGGCAAACTCGAACTGGACGCTGTTTGCGCTATCAGCCCAAGGAATTTACGCGCTTACCCAACCGCTACTATGCGTTTCACTATGGGGGGATAGATTTTTTTGCTCTGGACTCTAATACGTTTAATGCGCCATTACCTCTGTCATTAGATGCAGAAGGAGAAAACCATCGCCATCGATTAGCAGAAAAGAAATTAGAAGTTGAACAACAAAAAGAAGATGCGATCGAACAATCAACTCAGCTAAACCCCAATGATCCGATTGAAGCAGAGCAACTCGATGACTTGCGTACCAAAATCGAACATTTGGAAGAAATGGAGCGTGATATCGATAAGCAACTACAAACAACAGAATCACCAGATGTCGATTATGAACAACTAGAATGGTTACAAGATCGTTTAATTGAATCTTGGCATACCCAATCTGTGCGAGGACGAATTATTTATTTTCATCATCCTCCCTATGTCACCGAAGCAACCAAATGGGAGCAGTCGCAAACATTAGCCGTGCGATATCGGTTACGGCACGTGTTCGATCGAGTCGCAGAGGCCGTTGGTGAACAGGCTCAGCATCGTCCTTTGGTGGATTTGGTCTTGAATGGACATGCTCACTGTTTGGAATATCTTCGCACCACGACGACAGGTCATGCAGATGCCAACATTAACTGGATTGTGTGTGGCGGTAGTGGCTATAGTTTGCGACGACAGCGCCCCGAAGGAACGGACTTAACCGAAACGGTTGAACAACCAGGACAACCAGAACCTCGCCTAGTCGCCCGATCGCACTTATTCGTAGGTCGCACGGGGCAAGGTTCACGCAAACGGCGTCCCTACTCGTTTATTCGCATTGATGTGAAGGCAGGGCAACCGTTGAAACTGGTGGTGCGCCCCTATGTGGCAGAACGCTATCAGCGCACTTGGTCAAATCAAGTTCTACCAGCGATCGAGCTAGGTGGATGA
- a CDS encoding uracil-xanthine permease family protein, whose translation MTQADRELTLEDAQETIEEPRLRSDLIYGLTDKPPVAESIFVALQHVLAAFVGIITPPLIISNALELDPINTSYIISMSLFASGLCTFIQCRKFGPVGSGLLSLQGTSFAFLGPIIGVGTAATAAGQSPEQALALIFGLCFFGSAVEIILSRFLHLMSRIITPIVSGTVVMIIGLGLIRTGITSLGGGTIAQQNGTFGSPQNLALGGLVLAIVVILTMSRNRFLRMGAIAIGLVVGYIVALFLGIVNFSALSSLPIVRLPIPFRYGMSFDFSAFLPFILLYVLTAIETVGDLTATSAVSGEPVRGPVYLRRIKGGVMGDGVNSAIAAVLNTFPNTTFSQNNGVIQMTGVGSRYVGFYVAGIFALLGLLPIVGGIFQALPQPVLGGATLVMFGSIAVAGLNIVASAGIDRRAAIIVAVSLGLGLGVAFVPDILANQSAFIKNVFGSSITTGGLTAILLSWLLPHSAPVHRAEVEPTAEEVQS comes from the coding sequence ATGACGCAGGCAGACCGTGAGCTAACCTTAGAAGACGCTCAAGAGACGATCGAAGAACCAAGACTGCGATCAGATTTAATCTATGGGCTAACAGACAAGCCACCCGTTGCCGAATCGATTTTTGTCGCCTTGCAGCACGTCTTGGCTGCTTTTGTTGGAATTATTACCCCGCCTTTAATTATCAGTAATGCCCTTGAACTCGATCCAATTAACACTAGCTATATCATCAGCATGTCGCTGTTTGCTTCGGGGCTTTGTACCTTTATTCAGTGTCGCAAGTTTGGGCCGGTAGGTTCGGGCTTGCTGAGTTTACAAGGAACCAGTTTTGCATTTCTTGGCCCTATCATTGGGGTAGGTACAGCCGCGACGGCTGCTGGACAATCGCCAGAGCAGGCTTTGGCGCTTATTTTTGGGCTTTGCTTCTTTGGCTCAGCCGTTGAGATTATTCTCAGTCGGTTTTTGCATTTAATGAGCAGAATCATTACGCCGATCGTATCTGGTACGGTCGTGATGATTATTGGTTTGGGGTTAATCAGAACTGGAATTACCAGCTTGGGGGGAGGAACCATTGCTCAACAGAACGGTACATTTGGTAGTCCCCAAAATTTAGCCTTGGGTGGTCTGGTATTGGCGATCGTTGTGATCCTCACCATGTCGCGCAATCGGTTTCTGCGCATGGGAGCAATTGCGATCGGGTTAGTTGTTGGCTACATTGTTGCTCTGTTTCTAGGTATTGTCAATTTCAGCGCCTTGAGCAGTTTACCGATCGTTCGCCTTCCCATTCCCTTTCGCTATGGCATGAGTTTTGATTTTAGTGCTTTCTTACCATTCATTCTGCTGTATGTGCTCACAGCAATTGAGACCGTTGGCGACCTAACGGCCACTTCTGCGGTGTCAGGAGAACCCGTAAGAGGCCCAGTTTATCTGCGTCGCATCAAGGGAGGAGTTATGGGCGATGGTGTCAACTCTGCCATTGCAGCCGTCTTAAATACTTTTCCCAATACCACCTTTAGCCAAAATAACGGGGTCATTCAGATGACAGGCGTAGGCAGTCGCTACGTGGGTTTCTACGTGGCAGGGATTTTCGCACTGTTGGGATTACTGCCAATCGTTGGAGGCATTTTCCAAGCGTTGCCCCAACCCGTTCTAGGTGGAGCGACGTTGGTGATGTTTGGTTCGATCGCGGTGGCCGGATTGAACATAGTGGCATCGGCAGGAATCGATCGACGGGCAGCAATTATTGTCGCAGTGTCGCTGGGGTTGGGCTTGGGCGTTGCGTTTGTCCCTGACATCTTGGCGAATCAATCTGCGTTCATTAAGAACGTATTTGGCTCTAGCATTACCACAGGTGGTTTAACAGCGATTTTACTTAGCTGGTTATTGCCCCACAGTGCACCTGTTCACAGAGCCGAAGTTGAGCCAACTGCGGAAGAGGTTCAAAGCTAA
- a CDS encoding META domain-containing protein, producing MYSLNGIDSLNQIVTPKIIRCIVMMAIAGSGAVVMLPAIAQAPSRNISLQMAQTSSIVGNWRLVNMTADNTPTPMVPSQGIELTADFADGRVTGSGGCNRFMGGYELDGDRLTISPLASTFKACEEPIMSQEIRYLNALQGAQRYELDDQEQLTIVYQTEQESGVLRFVSQTVRALW from the coding sequence ATGTATAGTTTGAATGGTATCGATTCATTGAATCAGATAGTTACTCCAAAGATCATTCGTTGCATTGTGATGATGGCAATAGCAGGCAGTGGAGCCGTAGTTATGCTTCCAGCCATTGCTCAAGCACCTTCTAGAAATATCTCTTTACAAATGGCTCAAACGTCTTCGATTGTAGGCAATTGGCGGCTCGTGAACATGACCGCAGATAACACTCCTACACCGATGGTTCCATCTCAAGGAATCGAACTTACTGCCGACTTTGCCGATGGTCGCGTTACTGGATCAGGCGGCTGTAATCGCTTTATGGGCGGTTACGAATTGGATGGCGATCGGTTAACGATTAGCCCCTTGGCATCCACATTTAAGGCTTGCGAAGAACCGATCATGAGTCAAGAGATACGCTATCTCAACGCATTGCAGGGCGCACAACGCTATGAACTCGACGATCAGGAACAATTGACAATCGTGTATCAAACTGAGCAAGAGTCGGGGGTTTTGCGGTTTGTGTCTCAAACAGTCAGGGCGTTGTGGTAA